A single window of Selenihalanaerobacter shriftii DNA harbors:
- a CDS encoding MarR family winged helix-turn-helix transcriptional regulator, with product MSLNYPIGKWLSKIYKHNRKYISERLTSYNLNSSEASLLMYLYSEGDGINQDEIAIDMGLDKATISRVIKQLVDKDYIIRKKSSEDKRVYIVHLNDKANSIKSIISNTYQSWFTLITEDIPEKEVDVILKNLEKMFNKVKNE from the coding sequence ATGAGTTTGAATTATCCTATTGGTAAGTGGTTATCGAAGATATATAAACATAATAGAAAATATATTTCAGAGAGATTGACGAGCTATAATTTAAATAGCAGTGAAGCTAGCTTACTTATGTATTTATATAGTGAAGGAGATGGAATTAATCAAGATGAAATAGCAATAGATATGGGATTAGATAAAGCAACAATTTCTAGGGTCATTAAGCAGCTTGTTGATAAAGATTACATTATAAGAAAGAAATCATCAGAAGATAAGAGAGTATACATAGTACATCTTAATGATAAAGCTAATAGTATAAAATCAATAATTAGCAATACATATCAGAGTTGGTTTACTTTAATTACAGAAGATATACCAGAGAAAGAAGTAGATGTTATTTTAAAGAATTTAGAGAAGATGTTTAATAAGGTTAAGAATGAATAA
- the ligA gene encoding NAD-dependent DNA ligase LigA: MEDQKRLLEEMKELVEKLNEYNYHYYVLDQPLISDKEYDRLYDRLVELEEETGERLPNSPTQRIGGKPLDGFESHRHLAKLWSLDKAQSGEELRDWDRRVKKLVANYNAENAEEILPKPEYVVEYKFDGLTINLTYDNGELVQAATRGNGEVGEGILEQVKTIKTIPLTIPFQAGRLEVQGEGIMRLSVLEEYNEEAETPLKNARNAAAGALRNLDPKVTAKRNLDAFFYNIGYYEGVEFDNHLEVLKFLRDNKFMVNDYVKTFNKIEDVIEEMERVENDLEELDYLIDGMVVKINDLYTREVLGYTAKAPRWAIAYKFAAKEVTTTLKDIKWQVGRTGKLTPVAILEPVDIEGATIQKATLNNWDDIQRKDVAKGCRVWLRRSNDVIPEIMGRVEIEEDEEENNVEPIIKPEECPTCGSELVQEGVHLFCPNSLSCKPQLVSRLSHFASRDAMEVETFSDKTASLLYEELDLRDIADLYYLNYDELLELDRFGEKKAQNLLDAIEASKDVNLGSFIYGIGIPNVGKNTAELLADEFQSLDQIMLVEREDLLEINGVGEVVAKGIVDFFKDENVRNSIQRMLDAGLEPTHDSIEILDDNQEENIFVDKTVVITGSLPDLTRSEAKDKVKVLGGKVTSSVSGNTDILIAGERAGSKLDKAQELGTQILNDEEFTEILESIDLE, from the coding sequence ATGGAAGATCAAAAAAGATTGTTAGAAGAAATGAAAGAACTGGTTGAGAAATTAAATGAATATAATTATCATTATTATGTTTTAGATCAGCCATTAATTAGTGATAAAGAATATGATAGACTTTATGATAGATTGGTAGAATTGGAAGAAGAGACTGGTGAAAGATTACCGAATTCTCCAACTCAAAGAATTGGTGGTAAACCTTTAGATGGATTTGAATCACATCGACATCTTGCTAAATTATGGAGTTTAGATAAAGCGCAGAGTGGAGAGGAATTACGGGATTGGGATCGTAGAGTAAAGAAGCTAGTTGCCAATTATAATGCAGAAAATGCAGAAGAAATCTTACCTAAGCCTGAATATGTTGTTGAGTATAAATTTGATGGTTTAACAATTAATCTTACATATGATAATGGTGAATTAGTTCAAGCCGCTACTCGAGGTAATGGTGAAGTCGGTGAGGGTATTTTAGAGCAAGTAAAGACAATTAAGACTATTCCTTTAACGATTCCATTCCAAGCAGGAAGGCTAGAAGTACAAGGGGAAGGAATTATGCGATTATCGGTATTAGAAGAATATAATGAAGAAGCAGAGACTCCTCTTAAAAATGCCCGAAATGCAGCAGCTGGAGCATTAAGAAATTTAGACCCTAAAGTAACTGCTAAACGTAATCTAGATGCTTTCTTTTATAATATAGGCTATTATGAGGGGGTAGAGTTTGATAATCATCTAGAGGTTTTGAAATTTTTGCGTGATAATAAATTTATGGTCAATGATTATGTTAAAACCTTTAATAAGATTGAAGATGTCATAGAGGAGATGGAACGAGTTGAAAATGATTTAGAAGAATTGGATTACTTAATAGATGGTATGGTAGTTAAGATTAATGATTTATATACTAGAGAAGTTCTAGGATATACAGCTAAAGCACCGCGATGGGCTATAGCTTATAAATTTGCGGCTAAAGAAGTGACTACTACGCTTAAAGATATTAAATGGCAAGTTGGAAGAACTGGAAAATTAACTCCAGTAGCTATTTTGGAACCGGTAGACATTGAAGGAGCTACGATTCAGAAGGCTACTTTAAATAATTGGGATGATATTCAACGTAAAGATGTAGCTAAAGGTTGTAGAGTATGGCTGCGGCGTTCTAATGATGTTATTCCTGAGATTATGGGGAGAGTAGAAATAGAAGAAGATGAAGAAGAGAATAATGTAGAACCGATTATTAAACCAGAAGAGTGTCCGACCTGTGGTAGTGAATTAGTTCAAGAAGGAGTACATCTTTTCTGTCCCAATTCTCTTTCTTGTAAACCCCAATTAGTTTCTAGGTTGTCTCATTTTGCTAGCCGTGATGCTATGGAAGTTGAAACCTTTAGTGATAAAACAGCATCTCTATTGTACGAAGAGTTAGATTTAAGGGATATAGCTGATCTCTATTATTTAAATTATGATGAATTATTAGAACTAGACAGGTTTGGTGAAAAGAAAGCACAGAATTTATTAGATGCTATAGAGGCGAGTAAGGATGTTAATTTAGGGTCATTTATTTATGGAATAGGAATTCCTAATGTAGGTAAGAATACTGCTGAGTTATTGGCAGATGAATTCCAATCTTTAGATCAAATAATGTTGGTTGAGAGAGAAGATTTGTTAGAAATAAATGGGGTTGGTGAGGTTGTAGCTAAAGGGATAGTTGATTTCTTTAAAGATGAAAATGTACGGAATAGTATTCAACGCATGTTAGATGCTGGTCTAGAGCCAACTCATGATAGTATAGAAATATTAGATGATAACCAAGAAGAAAATATCTTTGTAGATAAGACAGTAGTTATTACTGGATCATTACCAGATCTGACGCGTAGTGAAGCTAAGGATAAAGTTAAAGTATTAGGTGGTAAGGTAACTAGTAGTGTAAGTGGCAATACGGATATTTTAATCGCTGGTGAGCGTGCTGGTTCTAAACTTGATAAAGCGCAGGAATTAGGCACTCAAATTCTTAATGATGAAGAGTTTACTGAAATATTAGAATCAATTGATTTAGAATAA
- a CDS encoding iron-containing alcohol dehydrogenase yields the protein MKKVSATEKDSATEKVYEYYMPPVTLMGVRAVERIGEQIKELKGSKALIVTDKKLIKIGIVNQVVDYIKAANIETEIFDGVKPNPTVENVEDGLDILEIKECDILVSIGGGSAHDCAKAISLVATNGGIINHYEGTNQATEPTMPLVSVNTTAGTASEMTHFCIITDEERYVKMSIVDWKLTPNVAINDPLLMMKKPPALTAETGMDALTHAIEAYMSTSASPLTDAAALMSIKLISQNLRQAVANGERLEARDKMAYAQFLAGMAFNNASLGLVHAMSHQLGGFYDLTHGVCNAILLPHVERFNLIADPQRLANIAEAMGENITGLSVREAANKAIDAIITLSTDIDIPQRLRDLKTEVRPEDFELLAENALKDTTSLTNPRKATEEEVVAIFDAAY from the coding sequence ATGAAGAAAGTTTCTGCAACAGAGAAAGATTCTGCAACGGAGAAAGTTTATGAATATTATATGCCACCAGTTACTTTAATGGGAGTAAGGGCAGTTGAAAGAATAGGAGAACAGATAAAAGAATTAAAAGGTTCAAAAGCTTTAATTGTAACAGATAAAAAATTGATTAAAATTGGGATTGTAAATCAAGTGGTAGATTATATTAAAGCTGCTAATATAGAAACCGAAATTTTTGATGGAGTTAAACCTAATCCAACGGTTGAAAATGTAGAAGATGGATTAGATATATTAGAGATAAAGGAGTGTGATATTCTAGTATCTATAGGGGGAGGAAGCGCTCATGATTGTGCAAAAGCTATTTCTTTAGTTGCTACCAATGGAGGTATAATTAATCATTATGAAGGCACTAATCAAGCAACAGAACCTACAATGCCTTTAGTATCTGTAAATACCACTGCTGGAACTGCTAGTGAAATGACACATTTTTGCATTATCACTGATGAAGAAAGATATGTTAAGATGTCTATTGTTGATTGGAAGCTAACTCCAAATGTAGCTATTAATGATCCGCTTTTAATGATGAAGAAACCGCCGGCATTGACAGCAGAGACAGGAATGGATGCTTTAACTCATGCTATTGAAGCATATATGTCCACTTCTGCTTCACCATTGACTGATGCCGCAGCTTTAATGTCTATTAAATTAATATCGCAGAATTTAAGACAAGCAGTAGCGAATGGTGAGAGATTAGAAGCTAGAGATAAGATGGCATATGCTCAATTCTTAGCAGGGATGGCATTTAATAATGCTTCACTTGGTTTAGTACATGCTATGTCACATCAATTAGGTGGATTTTATGATTTAACTCATGGAGTTTGTAATGCTATTTTACTTCCGCATGTAGAAAGATTCAATTTAATTGCAGATCCTCAAAGATTAGCTAATATTGCAGAAGCAATGGGGGAGAATATTACAGGTTTATCAGTTAGAGAAGCTGCTAATAAGGCTATTGATGCAATTATTACTTTATCTACAGATATTGATATCCCTCAGCGGTTAAGAGACTTAAAAACAGAGGTGCGACCAGAGGACTTTGAGTTGTTAGCAGAAAATGCTTTAAAAGACACTACTAGTTTAACTAATCCAAGAAAGGCAACTGAAGAAGAAGTTGTTGCAATTTTTGATGCAGCTTATTGA
- a CDS encoding selenium metabolism-associated LysR family transcriptional regulator → MTLRALEIFITVCETGSMSAAARKLYMTQPAISQTILGLEDKLNVRLFDRIKKRLILTHAGEIFLRYSKRIVNLINEAENAMTDIANLKLGQLRIGASMTIGTYLLPDIISAFNKKHQDVELPFIIDNTKIIRKMILNNEIDIAFIEGPINSNDIIIEPFFDDELYLVCSIRHEWANKDSISSEKIRNESFIMREKGSGTREVIENTLKQFNLSYEIKHVLNNIDAIKKAIEANMGISILPKIAIKKEIVEGKLAKIKLDNIKFKRKFKIIYHKDKYHSPLFNKFIDYIKSSTQNFK, encoded by the coding sequence ATGACTTTGAGAGCTCTAGAAATTTTTATAACTGTTTGTGAAACTGGTAGTATGTCAGCTGCAGCTAGAAAATTATATATGACTCAACCAGCTATTAGCCAGACTATTTTAGGATTAGAAGATAAGCTTAATGTAAGACTCTTTGACCGAATAAAGAAAAGACTTATCTTAACTCATGCCGGTGAAATTTTTCTAAGATATAGCAAAAGAATTGTAAATCTGATCAATGAAGCTGAAAATGCCATGACAGATATTGCAAATCTCAAACTAGGTCAACTTCGGATTGGAGCTAGTATGACCATAGGAACATACTTACTCCCTGATATCATTAGTGCATTTAATAAAAAACATCAAGATGTCGAACTACCTTTTATAATCGATAATACAAAAATTATAAGAAAAATGATCCTTAATAATGAAATAGATATTGCTTTTATTGAAGGACCGATCAATTCAAATGATATTATTATTGAACCTTTCTTTGATGATGAACTATATCTAGTATGTTCTATAAGACATGAGTGGGCTAATAAAGACTCAATTTCTTCAGAAAAAATCAGGAATGAATCTTTTATTATGAGGGAAAAAGGGAGTGGAACTAGGGAGGTTATCGAAAATACTTTAAAACAATTTAATCTTTCATATGAAATAAAACATGTATTGAATAATATAGATGCAATTAAAAAAGCTATAGAAGCTAATATGGGTATTTCAATTCTACCTAAAATAGCAATTAAAAAAGAAATTGTTGAAGGAAAATTAGCGAAAATAAAATTAGATAATATCAAATTCAAAAGAAAATTCAAAATAATATATCATAAAGATAAATATCACTCACCACTTTTTAACAAATTTATAGATTACATAAAATCATCCACACAAAACTTCAAATAA
- the tatA gene encoding twin-arginine translocase TatA/TatE family subunit: MFGLGPTELILILIISLVIFGPSKLPEIGNTLGKAISEFKSATKEVETEAKAITDSDDE, translated from the coding sequence ATGTTTGGATTAGGACCTACAGAATTAATTCTGATTTTAATTATTTCTTTGGTGATTTTTGGTCCTAGTAAATTACCTGAGATAGGAAATACACTTGGGAAAGCTATTAGTGAATTTAAATCAGCAACGAAAGAAGTTGAAACAGAGGCTAAAGCAATTACTGATTCAGATGACGAGTAA
- a CDS encoding C-GCAxxG-C-C family protein: MTEEKQNMSRRKFLANAGGFAAGAMAMTAGLGLSSKEAEAGSLPEYPWKQYFTEKLDVEKIRKKATAYYHEGNHCGESTFRAITEELGEPFSNVPSQVLWFGAGGGAGWATLCGAPNGGGAAISLVYGRRKTTMGLVSELFGWYSETPLPRKKSSDQTQSVAGSPLCHASVTNWCEESGKKAFSKERADRCGRLAGDVAAKAAELLNAQLAGSFAPTYEIPAEAKACMNCHTKGSMLENTRGKMDCTDCHEDAHK; this comes from the coding sequence ATGACAGAAGAAAAGCAGAACATGTCAAGAAGAAAGTTTTTAGCTAATGCAGGTGGGTTTGCAGCAGGGGCTATGGCTATGACTGCAGGATTAGGCTTATCAAGTAAGGAAGCAGAAGCTGGGAGTTTACCAGAATATCCTTGGAAGCAGTATTTTACTGAAAAATTAGATGTTGAAAAGATAAGAAAAAAAGCAACAGCTTATTATCATGAAGGGAATCATTGTGGTGAGTCTACTTTTAGAGCTATAACTGAAGAATTAGGTGAGCCGTTTAGTAATGTTCCTTCTCAAGTTTTATGGTTTGGAGCCGGTGGAGGAGCAGGTTGGGCTACACTTTGTGGAGCACCGAATGGCGGTGGAGCAGCTATTTCATTAGTATATGGTAGAAGGAAAACTACAATGGGCTTAGTAAGTGAATTATTTGGTTGGTATAGTGAGACGCCTTTACCGAGAAAGAAAAGCTCTGACCAGACGCAGAGTGTGGCCGGATCTCCTTTATGTCACGCTTCAGTTACTAATTGGTGTGAAGAATCAGGTAAAAAAGCTTTTTCTAAGGAAAGAGCTGATCGTTGTGGTAGATTAGCTGGAGATGTAGCAGCTAAAGCAGCTGAATTACTTAATGCACAATTAGCTGGCAGTTTTGCTCCAACATATGAGATTCCAGCAGAAGCTAAAGCATGTATGAATTGTCATACTAAGGGCAGTATGTTAGAAAATACAAGAGGTAAGATGGATTGTACAGATTGTCATGAAGATGCTCATAAATAA
- a CDS encoding C-GCAxxG-C-C family protein, whose product MTEEKKNMSRRKFLANAGGFAAGAMAMGAGLGLSSKEAEAGSLPEYPWKQYFTEKLDVEKIRRKATKYYGQGNHCGESTFRAIIEELGEPFSNVPSQVMWFGAGGGAGWATLCGTVNGSGAAFSLIFGRSKTTMGLVSELFGWYSETPLPRKESSDQAKSVAGTPICHASVTNWCEASGKKAFSEERAARCGRLAGDVAAKAAELLNAQLKGNFAPVYEIPEEAQECMGCHTKDSMLENTRGKMDCLECHDNPHE is encoded by the coding sequence ATGACAGAAGAAAAGAAGAATATGTCCAGACGGAAGTTTTTAGCTAATGCAGGAGGTTTTGCAGCAGGAGCTATGGCTATGGGTGCAGGATTAGGCTTATCAAGTAAGGAAGCAGAAGCTGGGAGTTTACCAGAATATCCTTGGAAGCAGTATTTTACTGAGAAGTTAGATGTTGAAAAGATAAGAAGAAAAGCAACAAAATATTATGGTCAAGGAAATCATTGTGGTGAGTCTACTTTTAGAGCAATAATTGAAGAATTAGGTGAACCATTTAGTAATGTTCCTTCGCAAGTTATGTGGTTTGGAGCAGGTGGAGGAGCAGGCTGGGCTACACTTTGTGGAACAGTAAATGGTTCTGGTGCAGCTTTTTCATTAATATTTGGTAGAAGTAAGACTACAATGGGCTTAGTAAGTGAATTATTTGGCTGGTATAGTGAAACACCTTTACCTAGAAAAGAGAGTAGTGATCAGGCAAAAAGTGTAGCTGGTACTCCAATTTGCCATGCTTCGGTTACTAATTGGTGTGAAGCATCTGGTAAGAAAGCTTTCTCTGAAGAAAGAGCTGCTCGTTGTGGTAGATTAGCTGGTGATGTAGCAGCTAAAGCAGCAGAATTACTTAATGCTCAGCTTAAAGGTAACTTTGCACCTGTATATGAAATTCCAGAAGAAGCTCAAGAATGTATGGGCTGTCATACTAAAGATAGTATGTTAGAGAACACAAGAGGTAAGATGGATTGTTTAGAGTGTCATGATAATCCACATGAGTAA
- a CDS encoding twin-arginine translocase TatA/TatE family subunit: MFGLGPTELILILVIALVIFGPSKLPEIGQAIGNGVKEFKSATKEIESGVKSIEDSEE, translated from the coding sequence ATGTTTGGATTAGGACCTACAGAATTAATTTTAATTTTAGTCATAGCTTTAGTAATTTTTGGGCCTAGTAAACTACCAGAAATTGGACAAGCCATAGGTAATGGAGTTAAGGAATTTAAATCAGCTACCAAAGAGATAGAGAGTGGAGTTAAATCTATTGAGGATTCTGAAGAATAA
- a CDS encoding twin-arginine translocase TatA/TatE family subunit — protein sequence MFGLGPTELILILVIALVIFGPSKLPEIGQAIGNGVKEFKSATKEIENGVKSIEDTEDQS from the coding sequence ATGTTTGGATTAGGACCTACAGAATTAATTTTAATTTTAGTTATAGCTTTAGTAATCTTTGGACCTAGCAAATTACCAGAGATTGGACAAGCTATAGGTAATGGAGTTAAGGAATTTAAATCAGCTACCAAAGAGATAGAGAATGGAGTTAAATCCATTGAAGATACTGAAGATCAATCATAA
- a CDS encoding C-GCAxxG-C-C family protein: MSEEKVSRRDFLAKAGGVAAGAMALTAGVNLSDANASDGLEGLPEYNGSWREYYKKLDPEAIREKAYKNYLTGMHCGESTFAALTEALGFPFNEIPTQTMWFGLGGVSLWGTTCGTLLGTSAVVSLILGRSKKDTVGLLDELMAWYSTEPLPFKKNSGQTKSVSGSPLCHVSVTKWSRKSGNATGSKARGKRCARLAGDVAAKTAELLNAKLIDGKFNREYALPGVAEKCTGCHSMKSDFEAGGFTHGKMDCESCHEDAHMLD, from the coding sequence ATGTCAGAAGAAAAAGTGTCTAGAAGAGATTTTCTAGCTAAAGCAGGTGGAGTTGCAGCAGGAGCAATGGCATTAACAGCAGGGGTAAATTTATCAGATGCAAATGCATCAGATGGATTAGAAGGATTACCAGAGTATAATGGTTCATGGAGAGAATATTACAAAAAATTAGATCCAGAAGCTATTAGAGAAAAAGCATATAAAAATTATCTAACAGGGATGCACTGTGGTGAGTCTACATTTGCTGCATTAACTGAAGCATTAGGTTTCCCTTTTAATGAAATTCCTACACAGACTATGTGGTTTGGACTTGGTGGTGTATCATTATGGGGAACTACTTGCGGAACATTACTTGGTACATCTGCGGTCGTTTCATTAATATTAGGAAGATCTAAGAAGGATACAGTAGGTTTATTAGATGAATTAATGGCTTGGTATAGTACTGAACCTTTACCATTTAAGAAGAATAGCGGACAGACAAAGAGTGTATCTGGTTCTCCACTTTGTCACGTTTCTGTCACTAAATGGTCTAGAAAATCAGGAAATGCTACTGGTTCTAAAGCAAGAGGAAAGCGTTGCGCTAGACTTGCTGGTGATGTAGCAGCTAAAACAGCAGAATTATTAAATGCTAAGCTTATTGATGGCAAATTTAATCGAGAATATGCTTTACCAGGTGTAGCAGAGAAATGTACTGGTTGTCACAGCATGAAGAGTGACTTTGAAGCGGGTGGATTTACACACGGTAAGATGGACTGTGAGTCGTGCCATGAAGATGCTCATATGTTAGACTAA
- a CDS encoding YeeE/YedE thiosulfate transporter family protein, whose translation MKLDDENFSLLNNNWPYWLGGILLAILNIIIFVLNDKPWGVTTTFTLLGAKGLEVVGIDVLQWSYISNTLQGQEIISYLLKYQGAILNLGIVAGALLSILLANQFRIRPIYKWKQGLTALFGGILMGYGARIAGGCNIGSMLTGIASMSLHGWIFTLFLIIGVYIGSKIIRTFII comes from the coding sequence ATGAAGTTAGATGATGAAAACTTTTCTTTATTAAATAATAATTGGCCTTACTGGTTAGGTGGCATTCTGTTAGCTATATTAAATATTATAATCTTTGTTTTGAATGATAAGCCATGGGGTGTTACTACAACTTTTACTTTACTTGGAGCTAAGGGTTTAGAGGTAGTTGGGATAGATGTTTTGCAGTGGTCTTATATAAGTAATACTTTACAAGGACAAGAAATTATATCTTATTTACTGAAATATCAAGGTGCAATTCTGAATTTAGGTATTGTAGCAGGTGCTCTTCTATCTATTTTATTAGCAAATCAATTTAGAATACGACCGATTTATAAATGGAAGCAGGGATTAACTGCACTATTTGGTGGAATTTTGATGGGGTATGGTGCACGAATAGCTGGAGGCTGTAATATTGGTTCTATGCTTACAGGAATAGCATCGATGTCTTTGCATGGGTGGATCTTTACTTTGTTTTTAATAATAGGGGTTTATATTGGAAGCAAGATTATTAGAACTTTTATAATATAA
- a CDS encoding sulfurtransferase TusA family protein translates to MGEKISLELLGEVCPVPLLKTEDKVKNLDDGSRLFIKVDHTQAVRNLMDWCEEKDYIFEVDELAPGIWELKVTKGN, encoded by the coding sequence ATGGGTGAAAAAATATCTTTAGAATTATTAGGGGAAGTATGTCCAGTACCTTTATTAAAGACAGAAGATAAAGTTAAAAATTTAGATGATGGTAGTAGATTATTTATTAAAGTTGATCATACTCAAGCTGTAAGAAATCTTATGGATTGGTGTGAAGAAAAAGATTATATTTTTGAAGTAGATGAATTAGCACCAGGCATTTGGGAACTAAAGGTAACTAAAGGTAACTAA
- a CDS encoding YeeE/YedE thiosulfate transporter family protein, giving the protein MDKNKKEQLIGFMIILIIAVVIELNLLQLSVRIGLFWIIGLLIGFVLQRANFCFAGGFLNLILFKDTKLVKAIIILLGISTVGFAVHQYLFFTNYHQIIGRILPWGIFTVVGGLLFGLGMSLAGGCACSSLVKMGEGTVTFILVIVGLIIGSTIAVGHLDWWRSQLIMEPVFFPKYLGWFKAIILQLIFLVLIYLYTKWLDKYK; this is encoded by the coding sequence ATGGATAAAAATAAGAAAGAGCAGTTAATTGGATTTATGATTATTTTAATTATAGCAGTAGTAATTGAGCTGAATCTTCTTCAGTTATCTGTAAGAATAGGTTTATTTTGGATTATTGGTTTGTTAATAGGCTTTGTTCTTCAGCGGGCTAATTTTTGTTTTGCTGGGGGTTTTTTGAACTTAATATTATTTAAGGATACCAAATTAGTAAAGGCAATAATTATTTTATTAGGAATTTCTACTGTAGGATTTGCAGTACATCAATACTTATTTTTTACTAATTATCATCAAATAATAGGTAGAATATTACCTTGGGGAATATTTACAGTAGTTGGTGGATTATTATTTGGCTTAGGAATGTCTTTAGCTGGAGGGTGTGCATGTAGCAGTTTAGTAAAAATGGGTGAAGGAACAGTCACGTTTATATTAGTGATTGTTGGCTTAATTATTGGTAGTACTATTGCTGTTGGACATCTGGACTGGTGGAGAAGTCAGCTTATAATGGAACCCGTTTTTTTTCCAAAGTATTTAGGATGGTTTAAAGCAATAATTTTACAACTAATATTTTTAGTTTTAATTTATCTTTATACAAAGTGGTTAGATAAGTATAAATAA
- a CDS encoding LysR family transcriptional regulator, whose amino-acid sequence MKIYQFKIFNTVTQVKSFSKAANLLYLSQPAISKHIKSMEEYYGTRLFNRTSQGVNLTKAGRTVYEYGKKLLETHDNLEKEIDKHLNLENLNLIVGASVTPGEYLLPCTIWTFKDKHPKIDIQLKVNHTEEIIQEVLNNKVSIGIVEGEVPPETNLNTKKIMYDELKFIASPLKFKKDIISLEELKESPLILLNESFGIRQKFNQFIDSNNLKIDDLNIITEMDSITAIKSAVESGLGVSIVSHSSIKKEIYQDIIKTFDINNTSKDKLRVKFKLIHQNQTDQPNIITRFITFLSIQNEQIFC is encoded by the coding sequence ATGAAAATTTATCAATTCAAAATTTTTAATACAGTAACTCAAGTCAAAAGTTTTTCTAAAGCTGCTAATCTATTATATTTAAGCCAACCTGCTATCAGCAAACATATTAAATCAATGGAAGAATATTACGGAACAAGACTATTTAATAGAACAAGTCAAGGTGTTAATCTAACTAAAGCAGGTAGAACAGTTTATGAATATGGTAAAAAACTCTTAGAAACCCATGATAATTTAGAAAAAGAAATAGATAAACACCTAAATCTAGAAAATCTAAATTTAATAGTTGGAGCAAGTGTAACTCCTGGTGAATATTTACTCCCATGTACGATTTGGACTTTTAAAGATAAACACCCAAAAATTGATATTCAATTAAAAGTTAACCACACAGAAGAAATAATTCAAGAAGTACTAAATAATAAAGTTAGTATAGGCATTGTAGAAGGTGAAGTCCCACCTGAAACTAACTTAAATACTAAAAAAATCATGTATGATGAATTAAAATTTATAGCATCACCACTAAAATTTAAAAAAGATATTATCTCATTAGAAGAATTAAAAGAATCACCTTTAATCTTGCTTAATGAAAGCTTTGGTATTAGACAAAAATTTAATCAATTTATAGATTCAAACAATCTAAAAATAGATGACTTAAATATTATTACTGAAATGGATAGTATAACAGCTATAAAATCAGCAGTAGAATCTGGATTAGGAGTATCAATTGTTTCTCACTCATCCATCAAAAAAGAAATTTATCAAGATATAATAAAAACATTCGATATTAATAATACTTCAAAAGATAAACTAAGAGTCAAATTTAAATTAATTCACCAAAACCAAACAGATCAACCAAATATCATTACCCGCTTCATTACATTTTTAAGTATTCAAAATGAACAAATCTTCTGTTAG